The region ATCTTCACCACCGTGACCAGGGCCATGTCGGAAGTGACCGAGGACGGTCTTGTCTTTCGCGTAGATCAGGACCTTCGTCCCGGAGGTAAGGATGGCGCTCAGGCCCAGTCGGTCGAGGCGGCTTCAAAACACTACCTGGCCCTGGGGCAGCCCTGGGAGAGAATGGCCTTGCTCAAGGCCCGACCCGTGGCGGGAGATGTTAATGGCGGCCTTGAGTTTCTCAATTTACTGACCCCGTTCATCTTTCGCCGCTACCTGGATTACACCTCCCTGGAGGAGCTCAAAGTCCTGAAGGCTCGCTTCACCGAGGAAAAAAGAATCAAGCTGCGTCGGTTGAATGCTCGTCGTCCCTCCCTCCCGGCTGTTAACGTCAAACTTTCTCCGGGCGGCATTCGCGAGGTTGAGTTCTTTGCTCAGGCCCTGACCATCACCTTTGGCGGTCGTCTGCCGCATCTTCGTCTGATCGGGACGCTTAAGGCCCTTTCGGCCCTGACAGCTGAAGGGATCATCAGCCCAAAGGATTCGGAAGAACTGTCTAAGGCTTACGTCTTTTTACGCACCGTGGAGCATCGGCTTCAGCTTCGGGAATTGACTCAGACCCAGGTTTTGCCTCGAAGCGAAACCGCCCTGGATAACCTGGCCCGCTCCATGAATTTTCCAGGCAAGGCGCGAAACGCTTTCCTGGCCGAACTACAGGGCCACATGAACCGCATCAACTCCTGTTTCCAGCTTCTGCTGGCTGAGCCTGAAGAGGCCGGAAGAGACACGAAAACGCTTCATGAAGATGATGTATCCGAAAAAATCAGATTCCTGTTGAAGAATCTGGATGACCAAGCCTCGAGCCTGAACCTGCTTCAGGAGCTCGGGTTTAAGCGTCAGGAAGCGGCCCTGGCTGCATGCCGAACCATCCAGGAAGAACGCTATCTTCCCGACAGCCTGGCCCGCTATCGCCAGCAGCTGGAGCGGCTCATGCCCGCTCTCATTACGCAGGCCTCTCAGGCCCCGGACCCGGACCGCGCCCTGGCTCATCTGGAACGCTTCCTGAATCGGATCGGCCCCATGGGCGGCTTCCTGCTTCTGCTCGAAGAAAATCCCAAACTGATTCACCTCCTGGCGACGCTGTTTGGCACCAGCGATTACCTGGCGCAAATCCTGATCAATCACCCTGGCATCCTGGACAGCCTCATTGACCGCCGCAGTGCCCGCCTGATAAAGGATCGGGCCGCACTGACCGAGGACCTCTCCACAGTCCTGCATGGTGAAGAAGACCCTGAAGCGCGCCTCTCACTCATCCGCCGTTTTAAAAACGATGAAATCCTGCGCCTGGGCCTCTTTGACCTTTTGGGGGAGCTGAACCTGGATCAGGTCCAGACCCAGTTGACCTCACTGGCAGAGGTGATCATGGACTACACCCTGACCCTGGCCGCCGAACTTGTCCCCGGCGGGAAAGGCCTGCCTCTGGCCGTCATGGGCCTGGGCACCTTGGGCGGGCGCGAACTGAATTATCGT is a window of Deltaproteobacteria bacterium DNA encoding:
- the glnE gene encoding bifunctional [glutamate--ammonia ligase]-adenylyl-L-tyrosine phosphorylase/[glutamate--ammonia-ligase] adenylyltransferase, whose product is MVTHTQTQGHDREEIILSLFSPTERAAITEDESAAGALRTLAAYSPALIQALAARPELARWLFLKRSFLHPAVLETLSQELAARAGEAGDLKGLQVCLRRFRLQELARLAVRDLIGRADLAEVMETLSSLAEACLVQALDFATHKAAARFNLPKHNLGLVPIILGMGKLGARELNYSSDVDLIYLYQPLSSPPDSPGAQVVAEFIFTTVTRAMSEVTEDGLVFRVDQDLRPGGKDGAQAQSVEAASKHYLALGQPWERMALLKARPVAGDVNGGLEFLNLLTPFIFRRYLDYTSLEELKVLKARFTEEKRIKLRRLNARRPSLPAVNVKLSPGGIREVEFFAQALTITFGGRLPHLRLIGTLKALSALTAEGIISPKDSEELSKAYVFLRTVEHRLQLRELTQTQVLPRSETALDNLARSMNFPGKARNAFLAELQGHMNRINSCFQLLLAEPEEAGRDTKTLHEDDVSEKIRFLLKNLDDQASSLNLLQELGFKRQEAALAACRTIQEERYLPDSLARYRQQLERLMPALITQASQAPDPDRALAHLERFLNRIGPMGGFLLLLEENPKLIHLLATLFGTSDYLAQILINHPGILDSLIDRRSARLIKDRAALTEDLSTVLHGEEDPEARLSLIRRFKNDEILRLGLFDLLGELNLDQVQTQLTSLAEVIMDYTLTLAAELVPGGKGLPLAVMGLGTLGGRELNYRSDLDLIFALGGRTGKEQANIENAVRVVQRFISFLSLPLSEGPGYEIDSRLRPSGTFGPLVVTPASLARYHQTSQLWERQALLKMRRILGPVNLGSRIKSLTNRAVFSGPLPPDAVERIHHLRQRMTRERGKLRPGMISFKFSPGGLVDIEFMTQYLQMVYGREYKGGVRSPSTRKALLAMQRRGLGPRGLKEVAQAYELMSRMVNRLGLIHVRGGDEAAYTEQEIAALNLPGMPRQIVAALKKAMARVTRVYSEVFCQTTN